A window of the Terriglobales bacterium genome harbors these coding sequences:
- a CDS encoding YXWGXW repeat-containing protein, producing MRVLWPIRSLLLLLVILILSAASFGQIAISVRFAPPALPVYEQPVCPGEDYIWTPGYWAFDSVIGDYYWVPGTWVLAPQVGYLWTPPWWEWNGAAYIFHDGYWGPRVGFYGGIPYGFGYFGHGYEGGRWEGEHFFYNRSVTNINVTNIRYVYNTTVVRNVSVNRVSYNGGNGGIEARPTPEEEAARRERHLPPTALQTQHFAAAHSNPQLRASENRGRPPVAATMRPATFGEHETVPAREAGAPYRRDVEHGNVPVPGGDIPRTSTPIHAKELPPHPRPPAPNTGNPGMDRKYQQQQDKLYAKQDQERQKLEQKQERDHERLTQQNANEARRQQVEQQHQHQTQQMEQKHTQQWGHLQAQQQQPGKK from the coding sequence ATGCGAGTTTTGTGGCCTATTCGCTCACTCTTGCTGCTGCTGGTGATTCTGATATTGTCGGCAGCGTCTTTTGGGCAAATTGCGATTTCGGTCAGGTTTGCCCCTCCCGCGCTTCCAGTGTACGAGCAACCGGTGTGTCCTGGAGAGGATTACATTTGGACGCCAGGCTACTGGGCCTTTGACTCCGTCATCGGCGACTACTATTGGGTGCCAGGGACGTGGGTATTAGCGCCGCAGGTTGGCTATCTCTGGACTCCGCCGTGGTGGGAATGGAATGGTGCGGCTTACATTTTTCATGACGGATATTGGGGGCCGCGGGTCGGGTTCTATGGTGGAATTCCTTATGGCTTCGGCTATTTTGGGCATGGGTATGAAGGCGGGCGCTGGGAGGGCGAACACTTCTTCTACAACCGCTCAGTGACGAATATCAACGTCACCAACATTCGTTACGTTTACAACACAACCGTCGTCCGCAACGTTAGCGTGAATCGCGTGAGCTATAACGGAGGGAACGGCGGAATCGAAGCGCGTCCGACGCCGGAGGAAGAGGCTGCCAGGCGAGAGCGGCATTTGCCACCGACGGCACTGCAGACACAGCATTTTGCTGCAGCACACTCCAATCCGCAGTTGCGCGCATCCGAAAATCGCGGGCGGCCACCAGTGGCTGCGACGATGCGGCCTGCAACGTTCGGCGAACATGAAACCGTTCCGGCTCGAGAGGCGGGAGCGCCGTATCGTAGGGATGTCGAACACGGCAACGTGCCAGTTCCGGGTGGTGACATTCCCCGGACATCGACCCCGATTCACGCCAAGGAACTTCCACCGCATCCACGTCCTCCTGCACCGAACACCGGTAATCCGGGAATGGATCGGAAATATCAACAGCAGCAGGACAAGCTGTACGCGAAACAAGACCAGGAGCGTCAAAAGCTAGAGCAGAAGCAGGAACGAGATCACGAGCGCCTCACCCAGCAGAACGCCAATGAGGCGAGGAGGCAGCAAGTGGAACAACAGCATCAGCATCAAACACAGCAAATGGAGCAAAAACATACCCAGCAGTGGGGACACTTGCAGGCGCAACAGCAACAGCCGGGGAAGAAATGA